The following coding sequences lie in one Lepeophtheirus salmonis chromosome 11, UVic_Lsal_1.4, whole genome shotgun sequence genomic window:
- the LOC121126200 gene encoding DENN domain-containing protein 1A isoform X3, with the protein MSGRFRSDAKHIFDVFVEVVGPNEEGADPWILQTFPHTVSRDSLKSVPQFVYPCELEIHTVQNFSFVLTKDDAKWTFGFCRQSPDAETSLVILSSLPWHDTFYKVLNYAAELMHRAEANDLFEFLAAVHEAPIPKPETTFLVSWGVAPGQKDFTCKIPDHLDLPSIPENRNLTEYYNAVGIHSMLVVFASMLYERRVIIVSRKLSRLSACVQAANSIIYPMQWQHIYIPILSKQLMDYLSAPMPFLIGVPTPIFERARMNEIGDAVILNADENQIRTPFADLESLPVDVSNNLKKSLKSHKDLLGDSVARAFLHALVHLIGGYRDALKCRPNENITFDEDSFIHSRSPTLQPFLEQMLQLQIFQQFIEERLNLLNSGKGISDEFEKEAVCFTEKPGGSNRKLKAQYSVLSSSMKKEGGALVKAVKNKANPAMKQAVQSVRDGSKTAYKEIRSRIREGPTQGSRHQVRRKELHRTNSCSSAPSSPTLKRNNRSLSITSVGSGNSSSSTAGLPSLTRNNTDLNLLSGRILKYERFDPPSISTFENEKSPEMEGPPPLDLDLMTDLQDVIFKKKEDVPPPVNRQSNPSLGDLINLASTEASPESPSDVIFDPLFQSDKKSFSNKNPVLQSTAPPSSHTNPFVVKQNSNNKELPSSKINGIEQPLSGSLHPPPKNPPLVMQKSTTSSSSDDLLQEYGIDFNKLRVNRTQSVFQPPKGNGGINLLTDLDPLAAATASGTANTVAPPMSSMSNSWLNHRQQPSIGGPPVAPPRTSYRKPNWTTFD; encoded by the exons ATGAGTGGGAGGTTTAG GTCGGATGCGAAGCACATCTTTGATGTCTTTGTGGAAGTCGTTGGGCCTAATGAGGAAGGAGCAGATCCCTGGATCCTTCAAACTTTTCCACACACTGTCAGTAGAGATTCACTGAAATCTGTGCCTCAATTTGTGTATCCATGCGAATTAGAAAT ACACACGGTTCAAAATTTTAGCTTTGTTTTGACAAAGGATGATGCGAAATGGACCTTTGGTTTTTGCCGTCAATCTCCAGATGCGGAAACTTCACTTGTCATACTTTCGAGTCTTCCATGGcatgatactttttataaagtccTGAATTATGCTGCTGAATTGATGCATAGGGCTGAGGCAAATGATTTGTTCGAATTCCTTGCTGCAGTTCATGAAGCTCCTATTCCTAAACCGGAAACAACGTTTTTAGTATCATGGGGAGTTGCCCCTGGTCAGAAGGATTTTACTTGTAAAATCCCAGATCATTTGGATCTACCCAGCATAcctgaaaat AGAAATTTAACCGAGTACTACAATGCCGTAGGCATTCACTCCATGTTGGTAGTTTTTGCATCAATGTTGTATGAACGACGAGTGATTATCGTCTCAAGGAAACTCTCCAGATTAAGTGCTTGTGTTCAGGCAGCCAATTCCATAATATATCCCATGCAATggcaacatatttatatacctatactGTCTAAGCAACTCATGGACTACTTATCAGCACCCATGCCTTTTCTTATTGGGGTTCCTACGCCTATTTTTGAA agaGCTCGAATGAATGAAATCGGTGATGCTGTGATATTAAATGCTGATGAAAACCAAATACGAACTCCTTTCGCAGATCTTGAAAGCCTTCCCGTTGATGTATCCAATAACTTGAAGAAAAGTCTTAAAAGTCACAAGGATCTCCTAG GGGACTCTGTTGCTAGAGCCTTTTTGCATGCTCTGGTTCATTTGATTGGAG GCTATAGAGATGCACTAAAATGTCGACCCAATGAAAACATCACTTTCGACGAAGACAGTTTTATACACTCTCGATCCCCCACACTACAACCTTTTTTGGAACAAATGCTTCAATTACAAATATTCCAGCAGTTTATTGAGGAAAGACTCAATCTTCTCAATTCAGGCAAGGGGATTTCGgatgaatttgaaaaagaagCTGTTTGCTTCACTGAGAAACCTGGAGGCTCCAACCGAAAATTAAAGGCTCAATACTCTGTTTTAAGCTCTTCCATGAAAAAGGAAGGAGGTGCATTAGTAAAAGCCGTTAAGAATAAA GCAAATCCTGCCATGAAACAAGCTGTACAGTCAGTTCGAGATGGCTCAAAAACTGCGTATAAAGAAATACGATCCCGAATTCGTGAAGGTCCAACACAGGGATCTCGTCATCAAGTTCGAAGAAAAGAACTTCATCGAACCAATTCATGTAGTTCCGCTCCATCATCTCCTACGTTAAAACGCAACAATAGGTCTTTAAGTATTACCAGCGTAGGTAGTGGAAATTCTTCCTCTTCCACCGCTGGACTCCCATCCTTAACAAGGAACAACACCGATCTGAATCTGTTATCTGG ACGCATTCTCAAGTATGAGAGGTTTGATCCTCCTTCGATCAGTAcctttgaaaatgaaaagagTCCAGAAATGGAAGGGCCTCCACCCTTGGATCTGGATTTGATGACTGACCTCCaagatgttatttttaaaaagaaagaagatgtTCCGCCTCCGGTCAATCGTCAG AGCAATCCCTCTCTTGGAGATTTGATTAATTTGGCCTCAACAGAAGCCAGCCCAGAGTCTCCCTCGGACGTCATATTTGATCCACTTTTTCAATCCGATAAGAAATCCTTTTCTAATAAGAATCCAGTTCTCCAATCCACTGCTCCACCTTCTTCGCATACAAATCCGTTTGTAGTGAAACAAAATAGTAACAATAAAGAGCTGCCATCATCCAAAATTAATGGTATTGAGCAGCCACTGAGTGGTAGTCTTCACCCTCCACCTAAAAATCCTCCTTTAGTCATGCAAAAGTCAACCACTTCCTCTTCTTCGGATGATCTTCTCCAGGAGTAtggaattgattttaataaactaCGAGTCAATCGTACACAGTCTGTTTTTCAACCACCTAAGGGTAACGGTGGAATCAACCTCCTCACAGATTTGGACCCTTTAGCGGCAGCAACAGCATCTGGAACAGCAAACACAGTAGCACCACCAATGTCATCTATGTCTAATTCATGGTTAAATCACCGTCAGCAGCCCAGCATTGGTGGCCCTCCCGTAGCTCCTCCTAGAACGTCTTATAGAAAGCCAAATTGGACTACATTTGATTAA
- the LOC121126200 gene encoding DENN domain-containing protein 1B isoform X1, translated as MSGRFRSDAKHIFDVFVEVVGPNEEGADPWILQTFPHTVSRDSLKSVPQFVYPCELEIHTVQNFSFVLTKDDAKWTFGFCRQSPDAETSLVILSSLPWHDTFYKVLNYAAELMHRAEANDLFEFLAAVHEAPIPKPETTFLVSWGVAPGQKDFTCKIPDHLDLPSIPENRNLTEYYNAVGIHSMLVVFASMLYERRVIIVSRKLSRLSACVQAANSIIYPMQWQHIYIPILSKQLMDYLSAPMPFLIGVPTPIFERARMNEIGDAVILNADENQIRTPFADLESLPVDVSNNLKKSLKSHKDLLGDSVARAFLHALVHLIGGYRDALKCRPNENITFDEDSFIHSRSPTLQPFLEQMLQLQIFQQFIEERLNLLNSGKGISDEFEKEAVCFTEKPGGSNRKLKAQYSVLSSSMKKEGGALVKAVKNKANPAMKQAVQSVRDGSKTAYKEIRSRIREGPTQGSRHQVRRKELHRTNSCSSAPSSPTLKRNNRSLSITSVGSGNSSSSTAGLPSLTRNNTDLNLLSGRILKYERFDPPSISTFENEKSPEMEGPPPLDLDLMTDLQDVIFKKKEDVPPPVNRQLKPLLRRAPPAKVLADSTNSNAEFEVARFENNLVFRKQNNTPCSRSSSSLSTTTQMTTNNHNTLSRVVSTSRTNNPFYNNGNVLMPIAPPRVRRNVSSLPIVDHYEKSNPSLGDLINLASTEASPESPSDVIFDPLFQSDKKSFSNKNPVLQSTAPPSSHTNPFVVKQNSNNKELPSSKINGIEQPLSGSLHPPPKNPPLVMQKSTTSSSSDDLLQEYGIDFNKLRVNRTQSVFQPPKGNGGINLLTDLDPLAAATASGTANTVAPPMSSMSNSWLNHRQQPSIGGPPVAPPRTSYRKPNWTTFD; from the exons ATGAGTGGGAGGTTTAG GTCGGATGCGAAGCACATCTTTGATGTCTTTGTGGAAGTCGTTGGGCCTAATGAGGAAGGAGCAGATCCCTGGATCCTTCAAACTTTTCCACACACTGTCAGTAGAGATTCACTGAAATCTGTGCCTCAATTTGTGTATCCATGCGAATTAGAAAT ACACACGGTTCAAAATTTTAGCTTTGTTTTGACAAAGGATGATGCGAAATGGACCTTTGGTTTTTGCCGTCAATCTCCAGATGCGGAAACTTCACTTGTCATACTTTCGAGTCTTCCATGGcatgatactttttataaagtccTGAATTATGCTGCTGAATTGATGCATAGGGCTGAGGCAAATGATTTGTTCGAATTCCTTGCTGCAGTTCATGAAGCTCCTATTCCTAAACCGGAAACAACGTTTTTAGTATCATGGGGAGTTGCCCCTGGTCAGAAGGATTTTACTTGTAAAATCCCAGATCATTTGGATCTACCCAGCATAcctgaaaat AGAAATTTAACCGAGTACTACAATGCCGTAGGCATTCACTCCATGTTGGTAGTTTTTGCATCAATGTTGTATGAACGACGAGTGATTATCGTCTCAAGGAAACTCTCCAGATTAAGTGCTTGTGTTCAGGCAGCCAATTCCATAATATATCCCATGCAATggcaacatatttatatacctatactGTCTAAGCAACTCATGGACTACTTATCAGCACCCATGCCTTTTCTTATTGGGGTTCCTACGCCTATTTTTGAA agaGCTCGAATGAATGAAATCGGTGATGCTGTGATATTAAATGCTGATGAAAACCAAATACGAACTCCTTTCGCAGATCTTGAAAGCCTTCCCGTTGATGTATCCAATAACTTGAAGAAAAGTCTTAAAAGTCACAAGGATCTCCTAG GGGACTCTGTTGCTAGAGCCTTTTTGCATGCTCTGGTTCATTTGATTGGAG GCTATAGAGATGCACTAAAATGTCGACCCAATGAAAACATCACTTTCGACGAAGACAGTTTTATACACTCTCGATCCCCCACACTACAACCTTTTTTGGAACAAATGCTTCAATTACAAATATTCCAGCAGTTTATTGAGGAAAGACTCAATCTTCTCAATTCAGGCAAGGGGATTTCGgatgaatttgaaaaagaagCTGTTTGCTTCACTGAGAAACCTGGAGGCTCCAACCGAAAATTAAAGGCTCAATACTCTGTTTTAAGCTCTTCCATGAAAAAGGAAGGAGGTGCATTAGTAAAAGCCGTTAAGAATAAA GCAAATCCTGCCATGAAACAAGCTGTACAGTCAGTTCGAGATGGCTCAAAAACTGCGTATAAAGAAATACGATCCCGAATTCGTGAAGGTCCAACACAGGGATCTCGTCATCAAGTTCGAAGAAAAGAACTTCATCGAACCAATTCATGTAGTTCCGCTCCATCATCTCCTACGTTAAAACGCAACAATAGGTCTTTAAGTATTACCAGCGTAGGTAGTGGAAATTCTTCCTCTTCCACCGCTGGACTCCCATCCTTAACAAGGAACAACACCGATCTGAATCTGTTATCTGG ACGCATTCTCAAGTATGAGAGGTTTGATCCTCCTTCGATCAGTAcctttgaaaatgaaaagagTCCAGAAATGGAAGGGCCTCCACCCTTGGATCTGGATTTGATGACTGACCTCCaagatgttatttttaaaaagaaagaagatgtTCCGCCTCCGGTCAATCGTCAG TTAAAACCGCTATTAAGACGTGCCCCTCCGGCGAAAGTTCTTGCTGACAGTACGAATAGCAATGCGGAATTTGAAGTGGCTcgttttgaaaacaatttagtttttcGAAAACAGAATAATACTCCATGTTCGAGATCTTCTTCCTCGTTGTCTACGACGACACAGATGACCACCAACAATCATAATACTCTAAGTAGGGTTGTTTCCACGTCCCGTACAAATAATCCCTTTTACAATAACGGAAATGTTCTAATGCCGATCGCGCCTCCACGCGTGAGACGCAACGTTTCTTCTCTACCAATAGTTGATCATTATGAAAAG AGCAATCCCTCTCTTGGAGATTTGATTAATTTGGCCTCAACAGAAGCCAGCCCAGAGTCTCCCTCGGACGTCATATTTGATCCACTTTTTCAATCCGATAAGAAATCCTTTTCTAATAAGAATCCAGTTCTCCAATCCACTGCTCCACCTTCTTCGCATACAAATCCGTTTGTAGTGAAACAAAATAGTAACAATAAAGAGCTGCCATCATCCAAAATTAATGGTATTGAGCAGCCACTGAGTGGTAGTCTTCACCCTCCACCTAAAAATCCTCCTTTAGTCATGCAAAAGTCAACCACTTCCTCTTCTTCGGATGATCTTCTCCAGGAGTAtggaattgattttaataaactaCGAGTCAATCGTACACAGTCTGTTTTTCAACCACCTAAGGGTAACGGTGGAATCAACCTCCTCACAGATTTGGACCCTTTAGCGGCAGCAACAGCATCTGGAACAGCAAACACAGTAGCACCACCAATGTCATCTATGTCTAATTCATGGTTAAATCACCGTCAGCAGCCCAGCATTGGTGGCCCTCCCGTAGCTCCTCCTAGAACGTCTTATAGAAAGCCAAATTGGACTACATTTGATTAA
- the LOC121126200 gene encoding uncharacterized protein isoform X2: MRIRNSLFTFRHTVQNFSFVLTKDDAKWTFGFCRQSPDAETSLVILSSLPWHDTFYKVLNYAAELMHRAEANDLFEFLAAVHEAPIPKPETTFLVSWGVAPGQKDFTCKIPDHLDLPSIPENRNLTEYYNAVGIHSMLVVFASMLYERRVIIVSRKLSRLSACVQAANSIIYPMQWQHIYIPILSKQLMDYLSAPMPFLIGVPTPIFERARMNEIGDAVILNADENQIRTPFADLESLPVDVSNNLKKSLKSHKDLLGDSVARAFLHALVHLIGGYRDALKCRPNENITFDEDSFIHSRSPTLQPFLEQMLQLQIFQQFIEERLNLLNSGKGISDEFEKEAVCFTEKPGGSNRKLKAQYSVLSSSMKKEGGALVKAVKNKANPAMKQAVQSVRDGSKTAYKEIRSRIREGPTQGSRHQVRRKELHRTNSCSSAPSSPTLKRNNRSLSITSVGSGNSSSSTAGLPSLTRNNTDLNLLSGRILKYERFDPPSISTFENEKSPEMEGPPPLDLDLMTDLQDVIFKKKEDVPPPVNRQLKPLLRRAPPAKVLADSTNSNAEFEVARFENNLVFRKQNNTPCSRSSSSLSTTTQMTTNNHNTLSRVVSTSRTNNPFYNNGNVLMPIAPPRVRRNVSSLPIVDHYEKSNPSLGDLINLASTEASPESPSDVIFDPLFQSDKKSFSNKNPVLQSTAPPSSHTNPFVVKQNSNNKELPSSKINGIEQPLSGSLHPPPKNPPLVMQKSTTSSSSDDLLQEYGIDFNKLRVNRTQSVFQPPKGNGGINLLTDLDPLAAATASGTANTVAPPMSSMSNSWLNHRQQPSIGGPPVAPPRTSYRKPNWTTFD; this comes from the exons ATGCGAATTAGAAAT TCTCTTTTTACTTTTAGACACACGGTTCAAAATTTTAGCTTTGTTTTGACAAAGGATGATGCGAAATGGACCTTTGGTTTTTGCCGTCAATCTCCAGATGCGGAAACTTCACTTGTCATACTTTCGAGTCTTCCATGGcatgatactttttataaagtccTGAATTATGCTGCTGAATTGATGCATAGGGCTGAGGCAAATGATTTGTTCGAATTCCTTGCTGCAGTTCATGAAGCTCCTATTCCTAAACCGGAAACAACGTTTTTAGTATCATGGGGAGTTGCCCCTGGTCAGAAGGATTTTACTTGTAAAATCCCAGATCATTTGGATCTACCCAGCATAcctgaaaat AGAAATTTAACCGAGTACTACAATGCCGTAGGCATTCACTCCATGTTGGTAGTTTTTGCATCAATGTTGTATGAACGACGAGTGATTATCGTCTCAAGGAAACTCTCCAGATTAAGTGCTTGTGTTCAGGCAGCCAATTCCATAATATATCCCATGCAATggcaacatatttatatacctatactGTCTAAGCAACTCATGGACTACTTATCAGCACCCATGCCTTTTCTTATTGGGGTTCCTACGCCTATTTTTGAA agaGCTCGAATGAATGAAATCGGTGATGCTGTGATATTAAATGCTGATGAAAACCAAATACGAACTCCTTTCGCAGATCTTGAAAGCCTTCCCGTTGATGTATCCAATAACTTGAAGAAAAGTCTTAAAAGTCACAAGGATCTCCTAG GGGACTCTGTTGCTAGAGCCTTTTTGCATGCTCTGGTTCATTTGATTGGAG GCTATAGAGATGCACTAAAATGTCGACCCAATGAAAACATCACTTTCGACGAAGACAGTTTTATACACTCTCGATCCCCCACACTACAACCTTTTTTGGAACAAATGCTTCAATTACAAATATTCCAGCAGTTTATTGAGGAAAGACTCAATCTTCTCAATTCAGGCAAGGGGATTTCGgatgaatttgaaaaagaagCTGTTTGCTTCACTGAGAAACCTGGAGGCTCCAACCGAAAATTAAAGGCTCAATACTCTGTTTTAAGCTCTTCCATGAAAAAGGAAGGAGGTGCATTAGTAAAAGCCGTTAAGAATAAA GCAAATCCTGCCATGAAACAAGCTGTACAGTCAGTTCGAGATGGCTCAAAAACTGCGTATAAAGAAATACGATCCCGAATTCGTGAAGGTCCAACACAGGGATCTCGTCATCAAGTTCGAAGAAAAGAACTTCATCGAACCAATTCATGTAGTTCCGCTCCATCATCTCCTACGTTAAAACGCAACAATAGGTCTTTAAGTATTACCAGCGTAGGTAGTGGAAATTCTTCCTCTTCCACCGCTGGACTCCCATCCTTAACAAGGAACAACACCGATCTGAATCTGTTATCTGG ACGCATTCTCAAGTATGAGAGGTTTGATCCTCCTTCGATCAGTAcctttgaaaatgaaaagagTCCAGAAATGGAAGGGCCTCCACCCTTGGATCTGGATTTGATGACTGACCTCCaagatgttatttttaaaaagaaagaagatgtTCCGCCTCCGGTCAATCGTCAG TTAAAACCGCTATTAAGACGTGCCCCTCCGGCGAAAGTTCTTGCTGACAGTACGAATAGCAATGCGGAATTTGAAGTGGCTcgttttgaaaacaatttagtttttcGAAAACAGAATAATACTCCATGTTCGAGATCTTCTTCCTCGTTGTCTACGACGACACAGATGACCACCAACAATCATAATACTCTAAGTAGGGTTGTTTCCACGTCCCGTACAAATAATCCCTTTTACAATAACGGAAATGTTCTAATGCCGATCGCGCCTCCACGCGTGAGACGCAACGTTTCTTCTCTACCAATAGTTGATCATTATGAAAAG AGCAATCCCTCTCTTGGAGATTTGATTAATTTGGCCTCAACAGAAGCCAGCCCAGAGTCTCCCTCGGACGTCATATTTGATCCACTTTTTCAATCCGATAAGAAATCCTTTTCTAATAAGAATCCAGTTCTCCAATCCACTGCTCCACCTTCTTCGCATACAAATCCGTTTGTAGTGAAACAAAATAGTAACAATAAAGAGCTGCCATCATCCAAAATTAATGGTATTGAGCAGCCACTGAGTGGTAGTCTTCACCCTCCACCTAAAAATCCTCCTTTAGTCATGCAAAAGTCAACCACTTCCTCTTCTTCGGATGATCTTCTCCAGGAGTAtggaattgattttaataaactaCGAGTCAATCGTACACAGTCTGTTTTTCAACCACCTAAGGGTAACGGTGGAATCAACCTCCTCACAGATTTGGACCCTTTAGCGGCAGCAACAGCATCTGGAACAGCAAACACAGTAGCACCACCAATGTCATCTATGTCTAATTCATGGTTAAATCACCGTCAGCAGCCCAGCATTGGTGGCCCTCCCGTAGCTCCTCCTAGAACGTCTTATAGAAAGCCAAATTGGACTACATTTGATTAA
- the LOC121126200 gene encoding DENN domain-containing protein 1A isoform X4 → MRIRNSLFTFRHTVQNFSFVLTKDDAKWTFGFCRQSPDAETSLVILSSLPWHDTFYKVLNYAAELMHRAEANDLFEFLAAVHEAPIPKPETTFLVSWGVAPGQKDFTCKIPDHLDLPSIPENRNLTEYYNAVGIHSMLVVFASMLYERRVIIVSRKLSRLSACVQAANSIIYPMQWQHIYIPILSKQLMDYLSAPMPFLIGVPTPIFERARMNEIGDAVILNADENQIRTPFADLESLPVDVSNNLKKSLKSHKDLLGDSVARAFLHALVHLIGGYRDALKCRPNENITFDEDSFIHSRSPTLQPFLEQMLQLQIFQQFIEERLNLLNSGKGISDEFEKEAVCFTEKPGGSNRKLKAQYSVLSSSMKKEGGALVKAVKNKANPAMKQAVQSVRDGSKTAYKEIRSRIREGPTQGSRHQVRRKELHRTNSCSSAPSSPTLKRNNRSLSITSVGSGNSSSSTAGLPSLTRNNTDLNLLSGRILKYERFDPPSISTFENEKSPEMEGPPPLDLDLMTDLQDVIFKKKEDVPPPVNRQSNPSLGDLINLASTEASPESPSDVIFDPLFQSDKKSFSNKNPVLQSTAPPSSHTNPFVVKQNSNNKELPSSKINGIEQPLSGSLHPPPKNPPLVMQKSTTSSSSDDLLQEYGIDFNKLRVNRTQSVFQPPKGNGGINLLTDLDPLAAATASGTANTVAPPMSSMSNSWLNHRQQPSIGGPPVAPPRTSYRKPNWTTFD, encoded by the exons ATGCGAATTAGAAAT TCTCTTTTTACTTTTAGACACACGGTTCAAAATTTTAGCTTTGTTTTGACAAAGGATGATGCGAAATGGACCTTTGGTTTTTGCCGTCAATCTCCAGATGCGGAAACTTCACTTGTCATACTTTCGAGTCTTCCATGGcatgatactttttataaagtccTGAATTATGCTGCTGAATTGATGCATAGGGCTGAGGCAAATGATTTGTTCGAATTCCTTGCTGCAGTTCATGAAGCTCCTATTCCTAAACCGGAAACAACGTTTTTAGTATCATGGGGAGTTGCCCCTGGTCAGAAGGATTTTACTTGTAAAATCCCAGATCATTTGGATCTACCCAGCATAcctgaaaat AGAAATTTAACCGAGTACTACAATGCCGTAGGCATTCACTCCATGTTGGTAGTTTTTGCATCAATGTTGTATGAACGACGAGTGATTATCGTCTCAAGGAAACTCTCCAGATTAAGTGCTTGTGTTCAGGCAGCCAATTCCATAATATATCCCATGCAATggcaacatatttatatacctatactGTCTAAGCAACTCATGGACTACTTATCAGCACCCATGCCTTTTCTTATTGGGGTTCCTACGCCTATTTTTGAA agaGCTCGAATGAATGAAATCGGTGATGCTGTGATATTAAATGCTGATGAAAACCAAATACGAACTCCTTTCGCAGATCTTGAAAGCCTTCCCGTTGATGTATCCAATAACTTGAAGAAAAGTCTTAAAAGTCACAAGGATCTCCTAG GGGACTCTGTTGCTAGAGCCTTTTTGCATGCTCTGGTTCATTTGATTGGAG GCTATAGAGATGCACTAAAATGTCGACCCAATGAAAACATCACTTTCGACGAAGACAGTTTTATACACTCTCGATCCCCCACACTACAACCTTTTTTGGAACAAATGCTTCAATTACAAATATTCCAGCAGTTTATTGAGGAAAGACTCAATCTTCTCAATTCAGGCAAGGGGATTTCGgatgaatttgaaaaagaagCTGTTTGCTTCACTGAGAAACCTGGAGGCTCCAACCGAAAATTAAAGGCTCAATACTCTGTTTTAAGCTCTTCCATGAAAAAGGAAGGAGGTGCATTAGTAAAAGCCGTTAAGAATAAA GCAAATCCTGCCATGAAACAAGCTGTACAGTCAGTTCGAGATGGCTCAAAAACTGCGTATAAAGAAATACGATCCCGAATTCGTGAAGGTCCAACACAGGGATCTCGTCATCAAGTTCGAAGAAAAGAACTTCATCGAACCAATTCATGTAGTTCCGCTCCATCATCTCCTACGTTAAAACGCAACAATAGGTCTTTAAGTATTACCAGCGTAGGTAGTGGAAATTCTTCCTCTTCCACCGCTGGACTCCCATCCTTAACAAGGAACAACACCGATCTGAATCTGTTATCTGG ACGCATTCTCAAGTATGAGAGGTTTGATCCTCCTTCGATCAGTAcctttgaaaatgaaaagagTCCAGAAATGGAAGGGCCTCCACCCTTGGATCTGGATTTGATGACTGACCTCCaagatgttatttttaaaaagaaagaagatgtTCCGCCTCCGGTCAATCGTCAG AGCAATCCCTCTCTTGGAGATTTGATTAATTTGGCCTCAACAGAAGCCAGCCCAGAGTCTCCCTCGGACGTCATATTTGATCCACTTTTTCAATCCGATAAGAAATCCTTTTCTAATAAGAATCCAGTTCTCCAATCCACTGCTCCACCTTCTTCGCATACAAATCCGTTTGTAGTGAAACAAAATAGTAACAATAAAGAGCTGCCATCATCCAAAATTAATGGTATTGAGCAGCCACTGAGTGGTAGTCTTCACCCTCCACCTAAAAATCCTCCTTTAGTCATGCAAAAGTCAACCACTTCCTCTTCTTCGGATGATCTTCTCCAGGAGTAtggaattgattttaataaactaCGAGTCAATCGTACACAGTCTGTTTTTCAACCACCTAAGGGTAACGGTGGAATCAACCTCCTCACAGATTTGGACCCTTTAGCGGCAGCAACAGCATCTGGAACAGCAAACACAGTAGCACCACCAATGTCATCTATGTCTAATTCATGGTTAAATCACCGTCAGCAGCCCAGCATTGGTGGCCCTCCCGTAGCTCCTCCTAGAACGTCTTATAGAAAGCCAAATTGGACTACATTTGATTAA
- the Rrp45 gene encoding exosome complex component RRP45 — translation MLKSNAEHSFILSALSEGKRLDGRKLDERRDLTIHFGREWGTTEVKLGETRVLASTSCSVGEPQSSRPNEGVLKIRMEPLAKRSMTTEALVELNRVIERVLKQSKCLDMESLCISSEEKVWIISLEMTILNDAGNAADCASVAGLAALCHFKRPDVTLKGDKIRIHPFYERDPVSLAVHHHPVLSTFALYGRVALSDPSRDEEVVMDGKVVLGMNPYREICALHLAGQKLVDKRLVLQLASKAAEYAKNIVNKLKNELKLDEKARKMKENPCLANAIREEATLFKHLKDTHDSLDVKKWSSVKEPPSLSEGVPVTITEPTEGVYEMIPVDTEVVKMEEDEEEEVITVKGSDVESGKTIINAQA, via the exons ATGTTGAAGTCGAATGCGGAACACTCCTTTATACTTTCTGCTCTGAGTGAGGGAAAGCGACTTGATGGTCGTAAATTGGATGAACGACGTGATCTAACTATCCACTTCGGGCGTGAATGGGGCACAACAGAGGTCAAACTTGGAGAAACAAGAGTCTTGGCCTCAACCTCCTGCTCAGTTGGTGAGCCTCAAAGTTCTCGTCCTAATGAGGGTGtccttaaaa TTCGTATGGAGCCTCTAGCCAAGCGCTCCATGACAACAGAGGCCCTTGTGGAGTTAAATCGAGTTATTGAGCGGGTTTTGAAGCAGTCTAAATGCTTGGACATGGAGTCTCTATGTATAAGCTCCGAAGAGAAAGTGTGGATCATTAGTTTAGAAATGACTATTTTGAATGATGCAGGAAATGCTGCAGACTGTGCTTCTGTTGCAGGATTAGCTGCTCTTTGTCATTTCAAGAGACCTGATGTCACTcttaaag GTGATAAAATCCGTATACATCCTTTCTACGAACGGGATCCGGTTTCTCTTGCGGTTCACCATCATCCAGTTTTATCTACTTTTGCACTTTATGGAAGAGTCGCTCTTTCGGATCCTAGTCGCGATGAGGAAGTTGTGATGGACGGCAAAGTTGTATTAGGAATGAATCCATATCGAGAGATTTGTGCACTGCATTTAGCCGGTCAAAAGCTTGTTGATAAAAGACTTGTTCTTCAATTAGCATCTAAAGCCGCTGAATATGCCAAGAATATagttaataaactaaaaaatgagcTGAAACTCGATGAAAAGGCTcgtaaaatgaaagaaaatcctTGTTTAGCAAATGCAATAAGGGAAGAGGCAACGCTTTTTAAGCATTTGAAGGATACTCATGACTCTTTGGACGTAAAGAAATGGTCATCTGTCAAAGAGCCTCCTTCTCTGAGTGAGGGTGTCCCTGTTACAATTACGGAACCTACTGAAGGAGTTTATGAAATGATACCTGTGGATACTGAAGTCGTCAAAATGGAAGAAGATGAGGAAGAGGAAGTTATTACTGTGAAAGGGTCGGACGTCGAGTCTGGAAAAACTATTATCAATGCTCAAGCCTAA